One window of Psychrobacillus sp. FSL H8-0483 genomic DNA carries:
- a CDS encoding YjcZ family sporulation protein codes for MGNVGGDRNNGSGFALIVVLFILLIIVGASFLSNCDHGGGYGGGY; via the coding sequence ATGGGTAATGTAGGTGGAGATAGAAACAACGGATCCGGATTCGCTTTAATTGTTGTTCTGTTTATTCTTTTGATTATTGTTGGAGCAAGTTTCTTAAGCAACTGTGACCACGGCGGTGGATACGGCGGCGGTTATTAA